The following proteins are encoded in a genomic region of Oncorhynchus keta strain PuntledgeMale-10-30-2019 chromosome 35, Oket_V2, whole genome shotgun sequence:
- the LOC118369171 gene encoding uncharacterized protein LOC118369171: MKDTSSKIQDTIAISTRINSGPPARYQLVTKKQNLDDEGLLRRCTFGERDHSKLNKTILIVGETGTGKSTLINVMVNYILGVEWEHKVWFEIIEEEKGIQSESQTTAITMYEVFGCEGLRVPYSLIIIDTPGYGDTRGIQEDQLISEKLLEMFRSTNGIHQIDAVGLVVKATENRLNDRQKYIFDAVLSIFGMEKNIVTLITHSDGRPPKNALEAITRANVPCAKNDRNQPVHFAFNNCQCEVFDEDDEDCEEYVSSQKTSWDKGAKSMDKFLNYKIEPKSVKMTEGVLRERKHLEACVSNLRERIHMVDLKQDEIKQTQGALKEHKYDIEENKNFTHTVDESYKEKVPTKEGNATTCTVCEENCHYPGCWWVSNLSWCSVMQNNCCTVCTGKCHYTDHLKGYKILQAELEQFTLQNATLVEESYQHLIKLDEIALKSLSLSAALHLGFLIDKMKETGETKKVQKLEEMKKRAEEHKGALDYFKAGVRQGWNNLWGK; this comes from the exons ATGAA GGACACATCATCAAAAATACAAGACACCATTGCAATAAGTACCCGTATCAATTCAGGACCTCCTGCAAGGTATCAGCTGGTAACAAAGAAACAGAATCTAGATGATGAAGGCCTGCTCAGAAGATGTACCTTTGGAGAGAGAGATCACAGTAAGCTCAACAAAACCATTCTGATAGtgggagagacaggaacagggaaGTCAACTCTGATCAATGTCATGGTCAATTACATCCTGGGTGTGGAGTGGGAGCATAAAGTCTGGTTTGAGATCATTGAGGAGGAAAAAGGAATTCAAAGTGAAAGTCAAACTACAGCTATCACTATGTATGAAGTCTTCGGGTGTGAGGGCCTGAGAGTCCCCTACTCTCTCATCATCATTGACACTCCTGGGTATGGAGACACCAGAGGGATCCAAGAAGACCAACTGATCTCTGAAAAACTGTTGGAGATGTTTAGGTCTACCAATGGGATTCATCAAATTGATGCTGTGGGTTTAGTGGTGAAGGCAACTGAGAATCGACTCAATGACAGACAGAAGTACATCTTCGATGCAGTTTTGTCTATATTTGGCATGGAGAAGAACATTGTGACCCTTATCACACACTCAGATGGGAGGCCCCCAAAGAATGCCCTTGAAGCTATTACAAGAGCAAACGTTCCCTGTGCCAAAAATGACAGGAATCAACCTGTTCATTTTGCATTCAACAACTGTCAATGTGAAGTctttgatgaggatgatgaggattGTGAGGAGTATGTGTCTAGTCAGAAGACATCCTGGGACAAGGGAGCAAAGTCCATGGACAAGTTTTTAAACTATAAAATAGAACCAAAAAGTGTGAAGATGACTGAAGGAGTTCTGAGAGAACGCAAACATCTGGAGGCGTGTGTCAGCAACCTACGCGAGCGGATCCACATGGTTGATCTGAAGCAGGATGAAATCAAGCAGACTCAAGGGGCACTCAAGGAACACAAGTATGACATTGAGGAAAACAAGAACTTTACACATACTGTTGACGAGTCGTACAAAGAGAAGGTTCCTACAAAAGAGGGGAATGCAACTACCTGCACAGTGTGTGAGGAGAACTGTCACTATCCAGGCTGCTGGTGGGTCAGTAATCTCTCATGGTGCAGTGTGATGCAGAACAACTGCTGCACTGTGTGTACTGGCAAATGTCACTACACCGATCATCTCAAAGGATATAAAAT ACTTCAGGCTGAGTTGGAGCAATTCACTCTCCAGAATGCCACACTGGTGGAGGAATCCTACCAGCACCTCATCAAACTGGATGAGATCGCTTTgaagtccctctctctgtccgctGCTCTGCATCTTGGCTTCCTGATTGACAAGATGaaggagacaggagaaacaaaGAAGGTTCAGAAACTggaagagatgaagaagagagctGAGGAACACAAGGGAGCTTTAGATTACTTTAAAGCTGGTGTGAGGCAAGGGTGGAATAATTTATGGGGAAAATAA
- the LOC118368866 gene encoding uncharacterized protein LOC118368866, translating into MASKDTSSNIQDTIASSLIDEGPPARYQLETKKQKLDEEGLLRRWTFGERDSTKVNRTVLIVGETGTGKSSLINTMVNYFLGVKQEDKVWFEIVEEEIEDDKKYESKKKTESETTGITVYEVFWFEGSKLPYSLTIIDTPGYGDTRGIQEDQLIAKKLFELFRSEYGVHQIDAVGLVVKSSANRLTVEQKYIFDAILSLFGKDMEKNIVALITHSDGFEPTDALQALEDAQVPCAKDDSNQSIYFLFNNSQRKSVTSAKAAQAKKEERILKNLWDVSEESMNEFTEFLGRITPQNVKMSEGILREQKHLEECVSNIRKQVHLIDLKQNEIKQTQEALDKHKKDMEENKDFSYIVDEKYKGKADTTEGEATTCTVCEENCHYPGCWWVKDLSWCTVMKNCHCTRCTGKCHYTDHVKEKKMYVFMTRQVIRTNEKLKKKYEIIEKAAGEKETLISRLQSELKQFTSEKARLVEESYQCVINLEEKALKTSSLSTAQHLDFLIEKVKETGNTEKIHKLEKMKKRAEEEYRGALDYFKAGMKKQ; encoded by the exons ATGGCAAGCAA AGACACATCGTCAAACATTCAAGACACGATTGCAAGTAGCCTTATCGATGAAGGACCTCCTGCAAGGTATCAGCTGGAAACAAAGAAACAGAAGCTAGATGAAGAAGGCCTGCTCAGAAGATGGACCTTTGGAGAGAGAGATTCCACCAAGGTTAACAGAACCGTTCTGATAGtgggagagacaggaacagggaaGTCATCTCTCATTAATACCATGGTCAATTATTTCCTGGGTGTAAAACAGGAGGACAAAGTCTGGTTTGAGATTGTGGAGGAGGAAATAGAGGATGATAAAAAGTatgaaagtaaaaaaaaaactgaaagtGAAACTACAGGGATTACTGTTTATGAGGTATTTTGGTTTGAGGGATCTAAATTGCCCTACTCTCTCACCATCATCGACACTCCTGGGTATGGAGACACCAGAGGGATTCAAGAAGACCAACTAATCGCTAAAAAACTATTTGAGTTGTTTAGATCTGAATACGGAGTCCATCAAATTGATGCTGTTGGTTTAGTGGTGAAATCAAGTGCAAATCGACTCACTGTTGAACAGAAGTACATATTTGATGCAATTTTGTCCTTATTTGGCAAAGACATGGAGAAGAACATCGTGGCCCTCATCACACACTCAGATGGTTTTGAACCTACTGATGCTCTACAGGCCTTAGAAGATGCTCAAGTCCCCTGTGCAAAAGATGACAGCAATCAATCTATTTATTTCCTATTCAACAACTCTCAAAGAAAGAGTGTCACCTCTGCAAAAGCAGCCCAGGCCAAGAAAGAAGAACGTATCTTGAAGAATTTATGGGACGTATCAGAGGAGAGCATGAATGAATTCACAGAGTTCCTGGGTAGAATAACACCTCAAAACGTGAAGATGTCTGAAGGAATTCTGAGAGAGCAGAAACACCTGGAGGAGTGTGTCAGCAACATACGCAAGCAGGTCCACCTGATTGATCTGAAACAGAATGAAATCAAGCAGACTCAAGAAGCACTCGATAAACACAAGAAAGACATGGAGGAAAACAAGGACTTTTCATACATTGTTGACGAGAAATACAAAGGAAAGGCAGATACAACAGAGGGTGAGGCTACCACCTGCACAGTCTGTGAGGAGAACTGTCACTATCCAGGCTGTTGGTGGGTCAAAGATCTCTCATGGTGTACTGTGATGAAGAACTGTCACTGCACAAGGTGTACTGGGAAATGTCACTACACCGATCACGTCAAAGAAAAGAAAATGTATGTTTTTATGACCAGGCAGGTTATAAGGACGAATGAGAAATTGAAAAAGAAATATGAAATCATTGAGAAAGCGGCTGGGGAGAAAGAGACTCTGATCAGCAGACTTCAGTCAGAGTTGAAGCAGTTCACATCTGAGAAAGCCAGACTGGTGGAAGAATCATACCAGTGTGTCATCAACCTTGAAGAGAAAGCCTTAAAGACCAGCTCACTGTCCACTGCTCAGCATCTGGACTTCCTGATTGAGAAGGTGaaggagacaggaaacacagagaagATTCACAAACTGgagaagatgaagaagagagCTGAGGAGGAATACAGGGGAGCTTTAGATTACTTTAAAGCTGGTATGAAGAAACAGTGA